AAGAGGATGACGCCATCCACACAGCGCAGGGCGGCCAGCAGGGTGGCGCGCTCGGTCTGGGCGATGACGGGGCGTCCCGGCCCCTTGCGCAGGCTGGTGCTGGCATCGGAATTGAGACCCACCAGCAGCCGGTCGCCCAGGCCCCGCGCGGCCTGCAAATAGTGGAGGTGGCCCACGTGCAGGAGGTCGAAATGGCCGTTGGTGAAGACAACCGTCTGTCCGGCCGCGCGCCAGGTGGCGGCAAGATCAGCCGCGGCCTCTTGGTCGAGGATGGGTGCGTTCATGGCCCGATTCTAAAGCAAAGC
The window above is part of the Caldilineales bacterium genome. Proteins encoded here:
- a CDS encoding adenylyltransferase/cytidyltransferase family protein yields the protein MNAPILDQEAAADLAATWRAAGQTVVFTNGHFDLLHVGHLHYLQAARGLGDRLLVGLNSDASTSLRKGPGRPVIAQTERATLLAALRCVDGVILFESLDCRDLVAAIRPQIYVKGADWNRPDGPRPPEAEVVQSYGGRVAYVELLPAQSTTAIIASILQGAGRAGSA